GTGACGGGGTCATGACAATCCCACGACCGCAGGAGAGCCCTTGCAGCCTCTGCATTGGCCACCAAGTCTGCAGGCACCACCATAACAACATCGTCCTCGACATGTTCCAGAGCTGTTACAAGCGTCTGGAGCGGGCCTATCTCGTAGTCTGCCACATCGACCATGTCAATCTTCTTGTCGCGGAGATGCGTTTCGACGTGTCTTCGGACACGGCTACCCTTCCAACCCACGGCTACGGTGAAACTGTCCACCCCTGCAGCCTCCAAGGTGACGACTAGACGCCCCAGCAGTGTATCGTCAACACACGGTAGCAGTGCCTTTGGAACGTGTTCTGTCAGTGCCGCCATTCTGCTTCCGCGTCCGGCGGCAAGTATCACTGCGCGGATTGGAATCCCTCCTGCATCTCAAAACGTAAGGCCCATATGGATGTTTGCCGCTGCATCTTACTGAACGCGTTGAAGAGCCAGACGATTGTTGTGGACAGTCCGGAGAAACAGAAAGAGGCAATCGAGACAGCCATAGAGCTACTACTCTCCGGTGAGCTGGTAGTCTATCCCACCGACACTAGCTATGGTCTTGGCTGTGACCCAAGAGTTGAGGATGCGGTCCAGAAACTGATTCGAACGAAGATCAGAGCACCAGACGTGGGACTTCCTCTGCTCTTTGCTGACCGGGCACAGTGTGAAGAGTATCACGAGTTCGGAGACCTAGAGCAAGTCCTAGCTCGACTCTTCTGGCCGGGTGCACTGACACTGATTGTAACAGCTAAGAAGCCAATGCCCCAGTCAGTGGCTGGGAGTCGTAGGTCAATAGCAGTACGCGTTCCCGACCATGAAGTGCCTCGGGGGATTGCGGCGGGACTAGGCAGTCCAGTTGTCGGAACCAGCGCCAATATCAGCGGTGGCGACAGCCCATTTGAGGTCATGACAGCAATGAGGCAGCTTGGGGAAGCGGTGGCGCTCTATATTGACGGAGGCCCATCAAAAGCCACCATGAACTCGACAATAGTGGGTGTTGAACATGGTCCACCAAGCAACATACGGGTGTACAGAGAAGGACAACTCCGAGTAGAGTGGCTGACTGAGAGTCTACGCGTCGATGCGGACGCGCACAGATTCTGGACCAGTCGGATAGTATACGGTGACATGTGAGGTAATCAATCTGCGACGACTGAATCTACTTGTCGGATGCCCAAGAGACCGGGAGCGAGCTGCCAAGGCTGAGGTCCAGTACTTCATTGGTGACCTAATGGGGGACGACAGAATCAACATAT
This window of the Candidatus Thorarchaeota archaeon genome carries:
- a CDS encoding threonylcarbamoyl-AMP synthase, giving the protein MKSQTIVVDSPEKQKEAIETAIELLLSGELVVYPTDTSYGLGCDPRVEDAVQKLIRTKIRAPDVGLPLLFADRAQCEEYHEFGDLEQVLARLFWPGALTLIVTAKKPMPQSVAGSRRSIAVRVPDHEVPRGIAAGLGSPVVGTSANISGGDSPFEVMTAMRQLGEAVALYIDGGPSKATMNSTIVGVEHGPPSNIRVYREGQLRVEWLTESLRVDADAHRFWTSRIVYGDM